Genomic window (Neodiprion lecontei isolate iyNeoLeco1 chromosome 7, iyNeoLeco1.1, whole genome shotgun sequence):
GCCTGTGAAACCTGCTTATACTGCACCACAGTATGTATACCTTCAATTAGCGAATTAAAATCTgcaattcttatttttctcaacaattcAACCCATTTGCAGAAAGCCAACATCTGCTGGTCCTCGTGCCATGAAGCTCTCTGGGAAATCGCGTGACGTTGACTCTTTTGTAGATCAGTTGAAAGAAGAGGGAGAGAACGTGACTACTGCGTCATTGGCTGCTCCTGGTGTTAAAACTGTGCACACTTCACCACAAATCATTAACACAGAACCGTACgtgtaaacttttttcaagTTCATATACTCGCAACAGTCGGGTGATTAATCTTTGAATATATGTTTTGAAGGGTGCACTTGAGACAGGAGGAGCGTTTGACTGTTCGCGTGGGACGTGACGGAGGAGTTCAACATTTGGAGCTCCACGGACTGGTCACCCTgcatatttcagatgaaaaatggGGATGCATACGTGTGCAGCTAGAGAACAAAGATACACGCGGTGTGCAACTCCAAACACATCCCAATGTCGATAAAGAGTTGTTCAGGACACGAGCCCAGATTGGACTCAAGAATCCAGCAAAACCATTCCCTCTGAACACAGATGTTGGCGTGTTGAAATGGCGTTTGCAGGCGCAAGACGAATCAGCTTTGCCAATTTCGAGTTAGTTTCGTAGCAAGTACATTGCCATCTGCCAAAACTGTTGAATCTgtgaaattaatataattttctcttcTAGTAAATTGCTGGCCATCCGAGAACGGCGAAGGTGACTGCGACGTGAATATTGAATATGAATTGGAACAGGAAAATCTCGAGCTGAACGatgttcaaataaatattccgCTACCTATTGGGGGCACTCCTGTTGTTGGAGAGTGCGATGGTCAATATACACACGAAGCACGACGAAATACATTGGTGTGGTCGCTACCTCTGGTAGATGCCTCAAGCAAATCGGGATCGATGGAATTTTCGGTTCACTCCTCTACACCGGCAGACTTTTTCCCCCTGCAAATCTCCTTCTCTTCTAAGACCCCGTACGCAAGCATCAAGGTAAAGAATTTGACCTTTATGTGGTTAATCATTAGTATTTGCCAGAAGTCGAATCAAAACTTTGTACTGTGTGATTTCTTACAGGTCAATGAAGTCCTTCTGGTCGAGGATGATAGTCCTGTCAAGCATTCCGTAGAGACGGTATTCTTTACTGAgaattatgaaattgtttAGAGTCATATGCACATAATATAAACAAGTTGATTATGCAAAAGGTAAGCAGAATTCGGTATAgcgaatcaatcaattgtcgTATCGAACTAATTTCGTGCGGGTGTACAAAATGAAGACGTGGTTTACCAGATTTGGACAAGCTACGCGcgattttatcatttttattcgttgtttgtattaatttgcaactattttttcttctcaacaTCTGAATGAGACAGTTTACTTGTATTTAAATCGCGCTTGGATTCGAAAATTGGTTACAGTCTCcggaatttatttgaaatcagtgcaattttcattacattaaTCAAACAAAATCCgagaattaagaaaaataggTCAATGTCCAAAgttcaattttgaagaatttcaTACTACTATGCGGCTATTTCGTTTGCCGCTAGCCAAACCTTGTCCTGTAACGCAGTGTGACAAAGAATAttgtagaaataaataattttcatcactgGCGTGATATTCCTTATACAGGCAcgatatattttaataaactaTCGCAAATTACAGCCGGAAAGGTATAAACATAAActaataaaatatgtaatacaATTTACTGTACGTTATTTTAACGTTTACGGACTTGTCAATAATTCCGGATCACAAGTTTGGCGCGTCGGATGGCAGGCTCATCAGCTGATGCATTAAAAAGTTTTCGATTACTGCTTTTGctataatttaacaaaaacaaCCTATGTAATTATTTCGATTCTAGCATTGAATATTCAAGATGACATATCAATACGAAAGCAAGATCAAATACAATATCAGTCAAGACTGGATATAATGTTATTACCAATATTTGCGTTATTTGCCAAGGCTGCTTGATAGGGCGTTACATTATGTACGTTTCTATGAGTTACATCAGCACCTCGCGATAACAGTTCGTGGCATACATGAGGGTGATCACCATGGGCGCCATATACCAAAGGTGTGTTGCCTTCCTGAAAGGTTTCTTAGACTTACAACACGATCTCCAAGTTGGATATTTCTTACATGCTGaataattttctctaaatttacgaaaatcaCCTCGTCACTTGGATCAGCGCGAGCTCCGTGGTTCAAAAGCAGTTTAACAAGGTCGTGGTGTCCGTACGCTGCTGCTAAGTGCAAGGCTGTCTCTCCATTGATGCCACGGTAGTTTTTATCTGCTCCTGCATTCAGCAATTGTTTCGCGCTTCCCAACTGACCATATCCAGCTGCCCACATGAGTGCAGTGAAGCCTTTTTCATCCGGAACATCTACAGTCCCTGATTAAACAATGTATATGATAATTAGAAGCGTGCAACCTGACTAAGAATCAAACGATAGTAAGTGTTATCCTCCTGgagctgaataaaaaaataaacaaattatcaACTACCTGGTTGAACGTCATTTGGAGTAAGTTCACCTTGGCCAGCAAGAGTGTGAAAAGTGAGATCATTTCCTTCATACAACTGAGGTATCTCAGTCTGAGTATTGCCTCTCTGTAGATTAGTTAGCAAAGTAGGTGGCTATGGGAAAGTAAGTACGAACCTCATGAAACAGGTGTGTTGAAATTTTCGGAATTGAATTTCAGGgctgaaagtaaaaaaagcaTGAGCATATGAAAATACCTTGTAGGGTTGAAAGGCGCTAGTTCTGGTGGCATCCTGCCAGGCACCCGGTGCCCAGTGCCACTTGGTTTCTATGGGTTCGGTTTTACAGTCGACATTGATGTTCTCTGGTTTACAAACCAGCGGGCGCGGGAGTATCTCAAGTACTTGTTCCGTCTTACATTCGCTATGAGcgttaattattaatttctccTCCTCAATGTCGTCCTGTCGTTCGATATCCTCCTCCTCAGACTTGAGTATCAGCTCCGAATGTATGTTAGAATTCATCTGCCTCAGACGAAGGCGTTCATGAATTATCTGGTTAACGGCGGTCTAGCGGTTCGCGATGATTGCGCAAGGTAAATATTGAGCCTAGCTGCAATATATTTAGGTTAGGGGTTCCGTCGCAAAAGACAACCCTTTTCAACCTTCCACCCCGCGTCTTGATTGGCCCAACTTTGATCGCTGCGATCGCGACAGATGTTTCGAAGTCTGGTTCGACTTGACCCTCCGCCAGGGGGTCGCTTTGGCCGTTGGCATATGCGTGATGGTTTTCTCACGCGCTTGAACGTTAGAAGCGTTTGAACCGCATCTGGTTCGGACAATATTGCACTGCGAGTTTTGGCGCGAAAGTCGGTACAGCGTGTTTAACAGTCGCTTGCGGTTTAGATTAGTCTTCGTGAGATCAGTAAGTATGGCGAGAACATTGACTTCGAGTTAATTTCACGCTGTTTCTTTTTGTCAGAATTCCGTTCTTTGCTCCAGTGAATCTCGCTGTGATCTTAACCCTAAAATTGGTTCTTGCAGTGCCCCCCAAGAAAGCGATGAAACGAACTGCCTCGGTGCCTCCGGCAGAGAATTCGGCGAAACACGCGAAGAACAACAAGCACAGATATGGTGAGTCTCATACTATTTCATCCGACTACTTACCTCTGAGAATTACTGCATCATTTTGCCACATACCTAACCTACATAGAGGATCACATCCGACCTTACAACATTGACGTGCCACTGATTATTGTTGTAGAATTTGTGCCTGCACCCAATTTGCCACGGCGGCAGATTGCAGGCTCGATCCTGAGTTTTGGACAGGGGGATGTTGGTCAGCTTGGGCTGGGCGAAGATGTGCATGAAAAAACGCGCCCTGCCGTCATACCTGAACATGAAGATATCGTTGACATAGCAGCAGGTGGAATGCACAATGCATGCCTAAATAAAGATGGGAAAGTTTTGTCCTTTGGTTGTAATGACGAGGGAGCGCTTGGACGAGATACTAGCAAAGAAGGCTCGGAGACTTTTCCAGGATTTGTTACGCTCCCAGAAAAAGCTGTACAGGTCACTGCCGGTGACTCGCATTCGGCGGCCCTCCTTGAGGATGGCAGGGTATTTGCGTGGGGGGCTTTCAGGGTTAGTTTCAAGTCTGCGATATAGATTTAAACGGCAGGACTGGAGATTTCAAATAGAGTTTAACTAATAATTAATGTTTGCCTTTATCATGTTTCAAAATAAGGATTCACACGGAAATATGGGACTTACACCTCGAGGAAACGAGAGGCTTCCCGTGGAGATATTACCTGGTGTAAAAGTGATTAAAATCGCGTCTGGGGCCGACCATCTTGTTTTACTGACAGGTAAAGGTCAGGTATATACCTGTGGCTGTGCTGAGCAGGGGCAGCTTGGACGAGTAGCTGCAAGATCAGCTGACCGACACAGTCGGTATGGGATTACCCATCTTCTAACTCCAGGACTAATTACCCTCAAGGCAACAAAAAAGCTATTATTTCAAGATATTTGGACAGGATTATACTGTACATTTGTGAAAGAATACCACCACGGGGAGATATATGTTTTCGGattaaacaattattatcaaatagGTGAGTTATGAATACCATCAAGCATACTGTGCCAACATCAATCTCTTATTAATCTAtgctcttttattttttcttttatattattaattattcacaCAGTACATGAAATTGTGTTTAAGGTCTTACAGAAGCTATCGTACATCCTTACCCTCAAGTTTCAAAAACCTTCAGCGGTCGTGCATGGAAACACATCAGCAGCGGTCAACACCATACTATTGCCCTCGATGAAATGGGACAGGTTTTCACCATGGGACGGAAAGAATATGGTCGACTAGGCCTTGGACCAAATTGCACAGATGCCAAGGAACTTGTTCCAGTTCCGGCTCTTAAATCAATTAAATGCATAGACGCGTGTACGGGAAGTACACAATCATTTGCTGTCACCAGTGCAGGTGATTGAATTGCTCATTTTACATTTACAATTAATATCTCTAATTACGACCTTGCATTGAACACAATTCTTAGGGGATAACTATTTTGCAACTTGCAGGAGAGTTATATGCTTGGGGGATGGGTAGCAGTGGCCAGTTAGGCACAGGGAAAGAAGAGGACGTCGAGACACCAGTTGTTATCAAAGGAAGACAACTAGAATCGAGAACTGTTATACGAGTAGCAGGTGGTGGTCAACACACAGTTATTTTGGCTATACCTCGACCAATCGAGGATGAAATCACTAATTAAATATGGTGATCTGACAAAATTCCGGTGTAGCTCTGTTAATGGCTCAGTTATCTATATTTACTATtgatttttaagaaattattGAATGATTCGCAAGTTCCGTTGCCCTGGACAGTTAATAATGGAAAAGTATTTAAGGTGCATGTAATCAAGCGTTGGTAGCGTACCACGGTATGTACTGATACTTGCCCTCTTGCTACAACAATCAATTCTTTGTTTCCTCCGAGACAATTTGCTCggtattaaatattttcatacgaTATTCGAGTGGCAGGGTCAGTATGAAACGGTAAAATTATGCTATGgggtaaacattttttactgtCTTGTTCACTGTTTTGCCGCATCTATTACTCTCGTGGAGCTACACTGCCCAGAGTGAAACCCTAATCAATATGCGTCATGAAAGACTGAATGTTTTACACGGATTTCTGTAAAGATAGGAGCGATTGCACGCCAaagacaatattttttattacagcaaATCGTGCGATAACCGTACCTCGGATAATGCATCTACCTGTACCCAACGTTGTTACATATATCAATATACTGTTCACAAAACGTTACTGCACCTGTTTGGctcataaattattatactcgACGAAACAAGAATGTTGTGACCTTTCAATGTCGAGCATTAAAAAACCATAATCAGACACgttaattttatcatcaagTTTAATTGCAGTTGAATGTCAAAGAAATACAAATTAACAGTATAATCCAGTAACggataattaattgaattctTATTTATTAAATCGGATAGAAACACAAGTTGCAGAGCAAAGCATAGTTTCTTCTAGATGATAGTACACGGACTTGGAAGAATTTGAAGAAAGTCCTGCTTATGGTGTagaaattgtagaaaattcaaaattaaactaGCGAAACAGATAGACTTGAcatcataaatatattttgattttatatgTCACACTATTATGGAAACTACTTAGGATTTAAACAACTAACTAGGTAACAATATAGAAGTCATTTAACTTCATCCCGTTTTAGTCTGTTCTATTTCTTTCGGCTTTAGTAAAGAGTCCGCATCCTGCATAGTCATCTGGGTGAGCATCTTGCCGATTTTCTCGTGGACGTCCAAGTACTTGGCGATGCATCGATCCAAGCAAACTGATTCACCCTTGCCGAGCTCTGCCTCAGAGTACTTTGGCGGAATGCATTTCCTATGGCAGGCAGACGTCATGCGATTGTACATGTCCGTCATCATCTCTATTTCTAGATCCTGGACTAATTTGAGCTTCTCTTCGTCAAGCTGCGGTAGACCAGCCATgtttacaatatataataaactAAACTTTGCTCAGGCCTCGACAAACTTTTCCGTCAGTCTATTCAAAGTTGGAGTTTCGTACACGTTCCCTCGCTTTCATCATTTCATAGCGATTCCGTTCTATGGATCGTTTGGACAAGACAAAAGCGTACAACCCTCCAAATACGGCGAATGtcctggaaaaaaaaaactatattttatGGTCTGTCACGAGGAAAATTGGAGATGACATGATCGTTCACCAATGATAGCTGCCGCGAAAGAAAGCTGCTTACATGCATGCGTACTAAACGGGTTATGTTGTATAATCCAATacaaagattgaaaaaatttgatatgaaATATGATGCGATTCTGCAAATGGCACATATTTCTGTCTGCCTTTTACGAAAGTGCATGCAACGTACCTACACTGTTACTTATTCGTCCATTTACATACCTACCATCCAATGCCGACTTTTGCCGTCTTCGATAAGGCCATGTCGGAATCCGTGATGATCCCTGAATGAAACAGCACCCTGCTGGCATGGCGCATGCATGCAGCGCATGCGATAGGAATGGGGGATATACATCGATGTTTCGACTATCGATGTTTTTTTACGGGAGCATCGACGTTTTTGATCGGTGTTTTTTAACGTCGATACATCGATAGTCGATGGAAAATACTGAATTGTCGACGTCGTCAAGTcgggaataaattaaatttgtgAGCAAACAATTCTCGGTAACTTATTTATAAACACGGAACACACATTACTAAGTTTTATAATAAGTCTGTGTTCTCTACCAAATGTTTCACTATTAATctgtatatttaattattttacttttgcatacttaatttaatttatattgaaTTCTCATACTTAatacttatttttaattataatgaaagttaaaaattttcgcgttcattttcctttttacCATTGTAGCTAGAATCATTTAAAATATTCGCGCTTGTTTTCACCATCGACGTGTTAACAATCCATGTTTCGATGTTTTCAGAAGAACATCGCTAGTTCGATGATAAAGAATTCAAACACGATGCCGGTGTTTATTTTCTACTAAGATCGCCCATCCCGGTATGCGATACGCGAGACAATGTCGTTCATCCGAACTATCCTATTCAACGAATGTGCAAGGAGGGCGTGCATCGTGCCCCGTGCGATGAAATACGACGCGCCGAGCCGTCGAGTGGCGTCCTCTGGACCGCGTAAGATGTGCAGTAGAGCAGTTCAGTCGTAAGGTAAATGCAAAGAGAGGATAAATGGTAATGTAATAAACGTGCTCTAACCTACCTCTACATCACATCAGCTCGGCGCGGCTAGACTTTGCTTACGTATTGGTGGATATCCTGTCGCTAGAAAAGCAGAGAACCATTGTTTTCTTCTCCAGGTCGAAAGGGTGGCTGGGTATTCCAGCACTTGGAAGCCGAAAACGTCTATTTCTAGTCCGAAGCATAATATATCAATAGGTATATCCACCCTGCATAGATGTtcgtacatattatattagCATTTACCGGGTTACAGTTGAATACAAAGTCTGCTAAAGTTCGTTTTTTGCTCCTCATAGGGGGTTGCGAAACCCGTTATGGTATTTTCAATGTATTTCAAGCATTGAATCATTTTGAAACAGTTTCATACCTGATATTTACTTGACTTCCCGTACAGACACTGCTGCAACACTCTTCATCTtccttttcaatttcagaacAATACAATGTCCACGCAATTCCTAGGGTGTACCGTGTCGGTCAAGTGCGATGAGTCACTTGGCACTTACCAAGGCCAAATTGTCGACCTTAACGGCCAAACCGTCACTTTGACAAAGGCTTTTCGAAACGGGGTACCTTACCCCTCTCCGCAAGTTGTTCTGTCGTAAGTTTTAGATCATATCGGTGATGATTAGGTGTTAACGACAATAtcttttacattatttaattCTAATTTTATTCCCTTATAGTGCCAAGGACATACTTCATATAGAAATAATCTCAACAGAGGAAGCTGAGGATTGCCGTGATGAAGTTCAGACTTCGAGCAAAGTCACGGTGAGGCGACCCATTGCAAAACGAGCTGGTAGATCCGTTTCTGAATGCATTCCACCTTTGGTACTTCCTAATTCCGATATTCAACAGCAATCTAATGCGCGGAAACCGCTTGATTCTATGCAGTCACACCCAGAGCCTGCTGctaatggaaaaatatatctaGGTAGGATTTCCTGCACTTTCGGTAGTAAAATTTTAACGTTTGTCAGTTGATATATCGTAGTGTAAAAGATTGTGGGATATACTTAAGTAAAATTACAATTCCGAACTGTTATTTCCAGGCGAGATAAGCACAAAAAACCAGAAAAGGAGTTCGCAACGACAAAGATGGCAGGAGAAAGATGAACAAGCCTTTGGAACACCCATAGATCAGTCGATGGAGCAGGACTttgattttgagaaaaatttagcACTGTTCAATAAGGAGGTAATTATGGCATTTCATAAATCTGATGTCTGTACTTTTCATACCTTTTCCCACACCACTTACAGCGCTATACAACAATTAATTAGTTAAATAAAACTATTACAGGCTGTGTGGCAAGAAATAAATTCCTTGAAGCCAGA
Coding sequences:
- the LOC107224920 gene encoding DNA-binding protein RFXANK yields the protein MNSNIHSELILKSEEEDIERQDDIEEEKLIINAHSECKTEQVLEILPRPLVCKPENINVDCKTEPIETKWHWAPGAWQDATRTSAFQPYKPPTLLTNLQRGNTQTEIPQLYEGNDLTFHTLAGQGELTPNDVQPGTVDVPDEKGFTALMWAAGYGQLGSAKQLLNAGADKNYRGINGETALHLAAAYGHHDLVKLLLNHGARADPSDEEGNTPLVYGAHGDHPHVCHELLSRGADVTHRNVHNVTPYQAALANNANIAKAVIENFLMHQLMSLPSDAPNL
- the LOC107224921 gene encoding mitochondrial import inner membrane translocase subunit Tim10, with translation MAGLPQLDEEKLKLVQDLEIEMMTDMYNRMTSACHRKCIPPKYSEAELGKGESVCLDRCIAKYLDVHEKIGKMLTQMTMQDADSLLKPKEIEQTKTG
- the LOC107224918 gene encoding regulator of chromosome condensation → MPPKKAMKRTASVPPAENSAKHAKNNKHRYEFVPAPNLPRRQIAGSILSFGQGDVGQLGLGEDVHEKTRPAVIPEHEDIVDIAAGGMHNACLNKDGKVLSFGCNDEGALGRDTSKEGSETFPGFVTLPEKAVQVTAGDSHSAALLEDGRVFAWGAFRDSHGNMGLTPRGNERLPVEILPGVKVIKIASGADHLVLLTGKGQVYTCGCAEQGQLGRVAARSADRHSRYGITHLLTPGLITLKATKKLLFQDIWTGLYCTFVKEYHHGEIYVFGLNNYYQIGLTEAIVHPYPQVSKTFSGRAWKHISSGQHHTIALDEMGQVFTMGRKEYGRLGLGPNCTDAKELVPVPALKSIKCIDACTGSTQSFAVTSAGELYAWGMGSSGQLGTGKEEDVETPVVIKGRQLESRTVIRVAGGGQHTVILAIPRPIEDEITN
- the LOC107224928 gene encoding coatomer subunit delta, with the translated sequence MVLIAAAVCTKAGKTIVSRQFVEMTKARIEGLLAAFPKLMSTGKQHTFVETESVRYVYQPLEKLYMLLITTKASNILEDLETLRLFARVIPEYCKSMEEVEIAENAFNLIFAFDEIVALGYRESVNLAQIRTFVEMDSHEEKVYQAVRLTQEREAKNKMREKAKELQRQRMEANKKGGVKGPGFGGGYGFTSSPSVGDSANFVPEPVKPAYTAPQKPTSAGPRAMKLSGKSRDVDSFVDQLKEEGENVTTASLAAPGVKTVHTSPQIINTEPVHLRQEERLTVRVGRDGGVQHLELHGLVTLHISDEKWGCIRVQLENKDTRGVQLQTHPNVDKELFRTRAQIGLKNPAKPFPLNTDVGVLKWRLQAQDESALPISINCWPSENGEGDCDVNIEYELEQENLELNDVQINIPLPIGGTPVVGECDGQYTHEARRNTLVWSLPLVDASSKSGSMEFSVHSSTPADFFPLQISFSSKTPYASIKVNEVLLVEDDSPVKHSVETVFFTENYEIV